One window of the Chryseobacterium sp. CY350 genome contains the following:
- a CDS encoding DUF5686 family protein: MKKMYILLLSFAYISIFSQSKIIVKNSGDQLPIPNATILCNDKAIGKTDASGTLTFKTKCKKVEVSARGYYEDDAVVDKVMEVFLSKTDPKMKNIQTVILEDKSDPRALEILKKINENYKQNSPLSLDSYSFKSYEKISLDFDEDSIKAYNNYIANRIDSLKRLPQQPMKAQEKKDSLESVGLMKLVGKSKMFLWERASQSLYSKKYGEKTNILDNKIAGLKEPIYELMAFRSNRNVIPKEIKEENRNLYRFFLTDSIEIDGRENYVIRFRQVDYKQAVNRRKFNGYLYVDKESYALKKIESNSKIRSEGSITSIWKPIENKWFLVKENYKLKMGSTSFDTDEKSDKNKTKEEKEAENSARKKFGSYAFATADYFDFKTPIEEKPQDFKGYTIDVKNSDGSLIEQYRTENLTDREVTTYSKIDSLSSKYKLDQKAKALTGLLKGKIRVGIVDFDLARLIGYNKYEHFRFGAGAKLNEKFNKYISPDAYFAYGIYDKEFKYGAGVDIRTTLNKNSFFRVEYFNDVMAAGRFSENLWNFRMKIMNSGVALNNGVFYGYEGFKVSYENDITNGLTVNVSAKKTQEESKFNYNFKGLGNQFDIASSTITLKYSPNSKNIMTPTGKYTYEQNLPEVYLNYEQGFKTLDGDFNFSRFDALFVHNFKTKLGVTGIRAYGGIITGDAPIWKNFTMNGLGNGHGGLNFNLTSYLGFATMEGGKYYNDKFVGAYLTHRIPWYFKSFGKNVSSFDFIYRGTIGDMKNKEFHQFEFEKLDHLYNEVGLEWNNFLSSQFNLGFFYRVGHYNTPKFKDNFAIQFKLKLLGF; encoded by the coding sequence ATGAAAAAAATGTATATTCTGCTGTTGTCGTTCGCTTACATCAGCATTTTTTCACAGTCAAAAATTATCGTCAAAAATTCTGGCGATCAGCTACCAATTCCCAATGCAACGATTCTGTGTAACGACAAAGCGATTGGTAAAACCGACGCTTCGGGTACTCTAACTTTTAAAACAAAATGTAAAAAAGTAGAAGTTTCTGCAAGAGGTTATTATGAAGATGATGCAGTTGTAGATAAAGTGATGGAAGTCTTTTTGAGCAAGACCGATCCTAAAATGAAGAACATCCAGACTGTCATTCTAGAAGATAAAAGTGATCCGAGGGCATTGGAAATCCTAAAGAAAATCAATGAAAATTACAAACAGAATTCTCCGCTAAGCTTAGATTCTTATTCATTTAAATCTTACGAAAAAATCTCACTGGATTTTGATGAAGACAGCATTAAGGCATACAATAATTACATCGCAAACCGAATAGATTCTCTCAAAAGACTTCCGCAACAGCCTATGAAAGCGCAGGAAAAAAAAGATTCTCTGGAATCTGTGGGTCTTATGAAACTTGTTGGTAAAAGTAAAATGTTTTTGTGGGAAAGAGCATCGCAAAGTTTATATTCAAAAAAATATGGTGAGAAAACCAATATATTAGATAATAAAATTGCTGGTTTAAAAGAGCCTATTTATGAATTGATGGCTTTCCGTTCTAACAGAAATGTAATTCCGAAAGAAATAAAAGAAGAAAACAGAAATCTATACCGATTTTTCCTGACCGATTCTATTGAGATCGACGGACGAGAAAATTACGTCATCCGATTCCGTCAGGTTGATTACAAACAAGCTGTAAATCGCAGAAAATTCAATGGCTATCTTTATGTAGACAAAGAAAGCTATGCACTGAAAAAAATTGAAAGCAACAGCAAGATCAGAAGCGAAGGAAGCATTACAAGCATTTGGAAACCGATCGAAAACAAATGGTTTTTGGTAAAAGAAAATTACAAACTGAAGATGGGTTCCACTTCTTTTGACACTGACGAAAAATCTGACAAAAACAAAACCAAAGAAGAAAAGGAAGCAGAAAATAGTGCCAGAAAGAAATTTGGAAGTTATGCCTTTGCCACCGCAGATTACTTCGATTTTAAAACACCTATTGAAGAAAAGCCTCAGGATTTTAAAGGCTATACAATTGATGTGAAAAACTCTGATGGAAGTCTTATCGAGCAATACCGTACCGAAAACCTCACTGATCGTGAAGTAACTACTTACTCTAAAATAGACAGTCTGAGCAGTAAATATAAATTAGATCAAAAAGCAAAAGCTTTAACAGGTTTACTGAAAGGAAAGATTCGCGTGGGAATTGTTGATTTTGATCTGGCAAGATTAATAGGCTACAATAAATACGAGCATTTCCGTTTTGGAGCGGGTGCCAAACTGAATGAAAAGTTCAATAAATACATCTCTCCTGATGCTTATTTTGCCTACGGAATTTATGACAAAGAATTTAAATATGGCGCCGGAGTTGATATTCGAACCACTTTAAATAAAAATTCATTTTTCCGTGTTGAATATTTTAATGATGTGATGGCTGCAGGTCGTTTTTCTGAGAATTTGTGGAATTTCAGGATGAAAATTATGAATTCCGGAGTTGCTCTGAACAATGGAGTTTTCTATGGTTACGAAGGTTTCAAAGTTAGTTATGAAAACGATATTACCAATGGTTTAACAGTAAATGTTTCTGCCAAAAAGACTCAGGAAGAATCTAAATTTAATTACAATTTTAAAGGTTTGGGAAATCAGTTTGACATTGCTTCCTCAACGATTACGTTGAAATATTCTCCCAATTCTAAAAACATTATGACGCCGACGGGAAAATACACCTATGAGCAAAATCTTCCGGAAGTATATTTAAATTATGAACAGGGCTTTAAAACATTAGACGGAGATTTTAATTTCAGCAGATTTGATGCGCTTTTCGTTCATAATTTTAAAACTAAATTAGGTGTTACAGGGATAAGAGCTTACGGTGGAATAATCACCGGTGACGCACCGATCTGGAAAAATTTTACAATGAATGGATTAGGAAACGGACATGGCGGACTGAATTTTAACCTGACTTCTTATCTTGGTTTCGCAACAATGGAAGGTGGGAAATACTATAATGATAAATTTGTTGGCGCTTATTTGACGCACAGAATTCCGTGGTATTTCAAGAGTTTCGGGAAAAACGTTTCAAGCTTTGACTTTATTTACAGAGGAACGATCGGCGATATGAAAAATAAAGAATTCCATCAGTTTGAGTTTGAAAAATTAGATCATCTTTACAATGAAGTCGGTCTGGAATGGAATAATTTCCTTTCTTCACAGTTTAATTTAGGCTTTTTCTACAGAGTCGGACATTACAATACGCCGAAATTCAAAGATAATTTTGCTATACAGTTTAAACTGAAATTGTTAGGATTTTAA
- a CDS encoding DUF5686 family protein — protein sequence MKKGFIFLFLWMFVFGFSQSKLTVINEAKGTPIPSAVISCNGYILGKTDANGLFEFKSKCKSIQITADNYFRESALVEDEMIVTLINTSSKTQSIETVILEDKSDPRALEILRKVDELFKSNSPKSLDSYTYKSYEKISLDIDQDSISEFNEVFNDNFNLFKKQKEKDSISDVSARRIFAKSKLFLWERAQEYLYSKKFGEKVNILDNRISGLKQPIYELIALQGNRDKIPNQIKPENRGLYRFYLTDSIKIDGRENYVIRFREASYKKSVKRRKFSGYLYIDTETFGIKKIESISKDKNEGNIASTWILFNNKWFLAEENVKLRMSRMKMNNPEKTDDDEENHSRKNKKSFGTYAYLSSKYFDYKSPSEEDPKEFRGYTFTVKNADGKTLEKYRTEPLSEREKNTYFVIDSLGKKYNVDRKARILTGLINGQVRAGIFDFDIGEIINYNLYEGFRFGLKAKLNENFNPYFSPDYYFAYGLDDEKFKYGIGLDIKTTLDKNSFFRAEYYDDVNSSGEFYRRLWTFRMRMMNYGNNINNDKYYQYKGASVSYLNDVSNGLTLAFAARRNTEEAKFDYSFRNSGAAFENFNTLVTLKYSPNSTNIMTPQGKSLIDQKYPELYFNFEQSFKALGGDFNYTRFDALFVQNFKTGLGTTGLRLYGGLVLGEAPIWKHFTMNGLASPSRDINFNLTSYLGFATLEGGKFYNDRFVAYYVTHKLPWYFKSIGQNISSFDFVLRGTIGDMKHPEYHDFRFRKLDHLYQEVGVEWNNFLSSYFNLGIFYRVGYYTTYSFKQNFAFQFKLKLLEF from the coding sequence ATGAAAAAGGGCTTTATTTTTTTATTTCTGTGGATGTTTGTTTTTGGTTTTTCGCAATCAAAACTCACAGTAATTAATGAAGCTAAAGGAACTCCTATTCCCAGTGCGGTTATTTCCTGCAACGGTTATATTCTCGGAAAAACTGACGCCAACGGATTGTTTGAATTTAAATCTAAATGCAAAAGTATACAGATAACGGCCGATAATTATTTTAGAGAAAGTGCGCTGGTAGAAGATGAAATGATTGTCACGCTTATTAACACTTCATCAAAAACGCAGTCTATTGAAACTGTAATTTTAGAAGATAAAAGTGATCCCAGAGCTTTAGAGATTCTTCGAAAAGTTGATGAGCTATTTAAGAGCAATTCGCCAAAAAGCCTCGATTCTTATACCTACAAATCTTACGAAAAAATATCTTTAGACATTGATCAGGACAGTATTTCTGAGTTTAATGAAGTTTTTAACGACAATTTTAATCTTTTTAAAAAACAGAAGGAGAAAGACAGCATCAGTGATGTTTCTGCAAGAAGAATTTTCGCTAAAAGTAAATTATTTCTCTGGGAAAGAGCTCAGGAATATTTGTATTCTAAAAAATTTGGTGAAAAAGTAAACATTCTTGATAACCGAATTTCCGGATTGAAGCAACCCATCTACGAACTGATTGCCTTACAGGGAAACAGAGACAAAATTCCAAATCAGATCAAACCGGAAAACCGCGGTCTGTACAGATTTTACCTTACCGACTCTATCAAAATTGACGGCAGAGAAAATTATGTGATCCGTTTTCGTGAAGCGAGCTACAAGAAGTCTGTTAAAAGAAGGAAATTCAGCGGATATCTTTATATTGACACGGAAACTTTTGGTATAAAAAAGATTGAAAGCATCAGCAAAGATAAGAATGAAGGAAACATTGCAAGCACCTGGATTTTATTTAATAACAAATGGTTTCTGGCTGAAGAAAATGTAAAGCTGAGAATGAGCAGAATGAAGATGAACAATCCTGAAAAGACAGACGACGACGAGGAAAATCATTCAAGAAAAAATAAAAAAAGCTTCGGAACTTATGCCTATCTAAGTTCAAAATACTTTGACTACAAATCGCCGTCTGAGGAAGATCCAAAAGAATTTAGAGGATATACTTTTACCGTTAAAAATGCTGACGGTAAAACATTAGAAAAATACCGCACCGAGCCACTTTCTGAGAGAGAAAAAAACACCTATTTCGTCATCGACAGTTTAGGCAAAAAATATAATGTAGACCGCAAAGCCAGAATTTTAACAGGATTGATAAACGGACAGGTACGTGCAGGTATTTTTGATTTTGATATTGGCGAAATTATAAATTACAACCTATATGAAGGTTTTAGATTCGGCTTGAAAGCAAAACTGAATGAAAATTTCAACCCTTATTTTTCACCAGATTATTATTTTGCTTATGGCCTTGATGATGAGAAATTCAAATACGGAATTGGTCTTGACATTAAAACGACACTCGATAAAAACTCGTTTTTCCGCGCAGAATATTATGACGACGTAAACTCTTCCGGAGAATTTTACAGACGGCTCTGGACTTTCAGAATGCGAATGATGAACTACGGAAATAACATCAACAACGACAAATATTACCAATATAAAGGTGCTTCTGTATCGTATCTTAACGATGTGAGCAACGGTTTGACTTTAGCTTTTGCGGCACGAAGAAATACAGAAGAAGCAAAATTCGACTACAGTTTCAGAAACAGCGGAGCAGCTTTCGAAAATTTCAACACATTGGTAACATTAAAATACTCTCCGAATTCTACCAACATCATGACGCCGCAGGGAAAATCGCTGATTGATCAGAAATATCCTGAGCTTTATTTTAATTTTGAACAAAGTTTCAAAGCTTTGGGCGGAGACTTTAATTATACTCGTTTTGATGCTTTATTTGTGCAGAATTTCAAAACCGGTTTGGGAACAACGGGATTACGATTATATGGAGGATTGGTTTTAGGTGAAGCGCCGATCTGGAAGCATTTTACAATGAATGGCCTCGCATCGCCAAGTCGCGATATTAATTTTAACCTGACTTCATATTTAGGATTTGCAACTCTGGAAGGCGGAAAATTTTACAACGACAGATTTGTGGCTTATTATGTAACCCATAAACTTCCCTGGTATTTTAAAAGTATCGGACAGAATATTTCGAGCTTCGATTTTGTTTTGAGAGGAACGATTGGTGATATGAAACATCCTGAATATCATGATTTCAGATTTCGAAAGCTTGATCATCTGTATCAGGAAGTTGGTGTAGAATGGAACAATTTCCTTTCATCATATTTTAATCTGGGAATTTTTTACAGAGTCGGATATTATACAACATATAGTTTTAAACAGAATTTTGCCTTTCAGTTTAAATTAAAACTCTTGGAATTTTAA
- a CDS encoding cytochrome-c peroxidase → MKFILKYPLAVFLILTFVFFGILQCQTDQKPIVNDLTDVKKEIFKNNTEFLRQTKEMMSLVSKDADNKVLQEKFQQLRKTYKKMEWAVEYFLPNTARFMNGPALPEIEMEEHTEIEPEGLQVIEEMIYPYEKQNKDELTRILKKLTNKSNTIKANFLVITISKDQVFDALRQQIFRISSLGIAGFDTPISGTFLEEIPFALDGVKKTLEQISTENSQQKSLKQIVSEIAKANGILKKNSNKNTFNYIDFIPNHLNKISSLLLQFKKEENIPDVNVTSALNRNASTFYSKNAFNPNAFVPGKEFEMSPEKVTLGKQLFSDKILSNNNSRSCATCHIAVKAFTDGLEKSMSLDNVALPRNTPSLNYSAFQHGQFWDMRKDDLEGQSSDVITNKEEMHGDMNMIIAKINKDNQYQKDFAKIFKTKKAEVWQLQNVLASYIRSLATFSSDFDDYMRGNDSAMTAKQKKGFNLFVGKAQCAICHFVPLFNGTVPPTYNKTEQEVLGVAENASNRKIDRDLGRGKFHETVAFLQNSFKTPTLRNISKTAPYMHNGGYKTLKEVMNFYNKGGGKGLGLAVENQTLSDSQLNLTEKEIDEIIDFMSALNDK, encoded by the coding sequence ATGAAATTTATTCTTAAATATCCTCTCGCTGTATTTCTTATTCTCACTTTTGTTTTTTTTGGAATTTTGCAGTGCCAAACCGATCAAAAACCGATCGTTAACGACCTCACTGATGTTAAAAAAGAAATATTTAAAAATAATACTGAATTTCTAAGACAGACCAAAGAAATGATGTCGTTGGTTTCAAAAGATGCTGATAATAAAGTACTGCAGGAGAAATTTCAGCAACTCAGAAAAACCTACAAAAAAATGGAATGGGCGGTAGAATATTTTCTGCCAAATACAGCCAGATTCATGAATGGCCCGGCTCTTCCCGAAATTGAAATGGAAGAACATACAGAAATTGAGCCCGAAGGTCTTCAGGTGATTGAGGAAATGATTTATCCATATGAAAAACAAAATAAGGACGAACTGACCAGAATTCTAAAAAAACTCACCAACAAAAGCAACACGATAAAAGCTAATTTTCTGGTAATTACAATCAGCAAAGATCAGGTTTTTGATGCGTTGAGACAGCAGATTTTTAGGATTTCCAGTTTGGGAATTGCAGGTTTTGACACTCCGATTTCTGGAACATTTTTAGAGGAAATACCTTTTGCACTAGATGGCGTAAAGAAGACTTTAGAACAAATTTCAACAGAAAATTCTCAACAGAAATCTTTAAAACAAATTGTAAGCGAAATTGCTAAAGCCAATGGAATTTTAAAGAAAAACTCAAATAAGAACACATTTAACTATATCGATTTTATTCCCAATCATTTAAATAAAATATCATCTCTGCTTCTTCAGTTTAAAAAGGAAGAAAATATTCCGGATGTTAATGTGACATCGGCTTTAAACAGAAATGCATCAACTTTCTATTCCAAAAACGCTTTCAATCCCAACGCTTTTGTGCCAGGGAAAGAATTTGAGATGTCACCGGAAAAAGTAACCCTCGGAAAACAGCTTTTCAGTGACAAAATACTTTCTAACAACAACTCAAGAAGCTGTGCAACCTGTCATATTGCAGTAAAAGCATTTACAGACGGTTTAGAAAAATCGATGTCACTGGATAATGTGGCATTGCCAAGAAATACGCCATCACTTAACTATTCCGCTTTTCAGCACGGACAGTTTTGGGACATGAGAAAAGATGATCTCGAAGGCCAAAGTTCTGATGTAATCACTAACAAAGAAGAAATGCACGGCGATATGAATATGATTATTGCTAAAATCAACAAAGACAATCAGTACCAAAAAGATTTCGCGAAAATTTTTAAAACAAAAAAGGCCGAAGTTTGGCAGCTACAGAATGTTCTGGCAAGTTACATTCGTTCGTTGGCTACTTTTTCTTCAGATTTTGACGACTACATGCGCGGAAACGATTCTGCCATGACCGCAAAACAGAAAAAAGGATTTAATCTTTTTGTTGGAAAAGCGCAGTGTGCGATCTGTCATTTTGTTCCCTTATTTAACGGAACTGTTCCTCCCACTTACAATAAAACCGAACAGGAAGTTTTAGGAGTTGCCGAAAATGCTTCAAACAGAAAGATCGACCGCGATTTAGGCAGAGGAAAATTCCATGAGACAGTGGCGTTTCTTCAGAACTCATTTAAAACTCCAACGCTAAGAAATATCAGCAAAACGGCTCCTTATATGCATAATGGCGGTTATAAAACATTAAAAGAAGTGATGAATTTCTACAATAAAGGTGGCGGAAAAGGTTTGGGATTAGCAGTTGAAAATCAAACACTTTCAGATTCACAATTAAATTTAACCGAAAAAGAAATTGATGAGATTATTGATTTTATGAGTGCATTAAATGATAAATAA
- a CDS encoding PhoX family protein produces the protein MKISHSLAALFLSAAVFHSCNDDKDNAEDPVNENIKLENLSKEPAFAFGMPGFEDMKITTLISSSDVLAGSPNFVFAGQPDGMGIMKDPASDGYLMITNHEITQSVSRVYLDKTFKPVKGEYILNGIGGMTRLCSATLATPQEHGFSAFLTAGESGEESMVHAINPMAAAAQASDQTRVKPALGKASMENAVPLPKDISNGKSYILIGEDQSYSTSHQSAGQLIMYVANTPGDLDNGKLYSLKRTNNNTTETNMTKGSQYDVEFVEITNAKNLTGAQINQKNLDINAIRFSRVEDVDYRKGAGKGREIYFTATGESSDGVNPKPGLTMWGRVYKLVLNESNMLTGKLEVVAEGDSNPGNNLINPDNLCVTENYVYIQEDGDSYYTAANHDSYIWQLNISSKQYKPWLNMKHNRNDAAWQTAYNQSGNLNKFGSWEYGAMIDVSDIIGVPNTFAVNIHSHTWQKDSFKNADGAGVNTNKEGGQIILIRNVQK, from the coding sequence ATGAAAATTTCTCACTCTCTTGCTGCATTATTTTTATCAGCAGCGGTATTTCACAGTTGCAACGACGACAAAGACAATGCAGAAGATCCTGTAAACGAAAATATTAAACTTGAAAATTTATCAAAAGAACCTGCTTTCGCATTCGGAATGCCCGGTTTTGAAGATATGAAAATTACGACTTTAATTTCAAGTTCAGATGTACTTGCGGGAAGTCCGAATTTTGTATTTGCAGGTCAGCCGGACGGAATGGGAATTATGAAAGATCCTGCTTCAGACGGGTATTTAATGATTACGAATCATGAGATCACCCAGTCGGTTTCAAGAGTTTATTTAGATAAGACATTCAAGCCTGTAAAAGGAGAATATATTCTCAACGGAATCGGAGGAATGACGAGATTGTGTTCTGCTACTTTGGCAACGCCTCAGGAACATGGTTTCAGTGCTTTCTTAACGGCCGGAGAATCTGGTGAAGAAAGTATGGTTCACGCAATTAATCCTATGGCTGCAGCCGCGCAGGCTTCTGACCAAACCAGAGTGAAACCAGCATTGGGAAAAGCTTCTATGGAAAATGCGGTTCCGCTCCCTAAGGATATTTCAAACGGAAAATCTTATATTTTGATCGGTGAAGATCAATCTTACTCTACTTCGCATCAGTCTGCAGGGCAATTGATTATGTACGTTGCCAACACGCCGGGAGATCTTGATAACGGAAAACTGTATTCTTTAAAAAGAACCAACAACAATACTACAGAAACCAACATGACCAAAGGTTCTCAGTATGATGTAGAATTTGTGGAAATCACCAATGCTAAAAATCTTACAGGAGCTCAAATCAATCAGAAAAATTTAGATATCAATGCGATTCGTTTTTCTAGAGTTGAAGATGTAGATTACAGAAAAGGTGCAGGAAAAGGAAGAGAAATTTACTTCACAGCAACCGGAGAATCTTCAGACGGCGTGAACCCAAAACCGGGATTAACGATGTGGGGAAGAGTGTACAAATTGGTTTTAAATGAAAGCAATATGTTAACAGGAAAACTTGAAGTTGTAGCGGAAGGTGATTCAAACCCTGGAAACAACCTGATCAATCCTGACAATCTTTGTGTGACAGAAAATTACGTATACATTCAGGAAGATGGAGATTCTTATTATACGGCTGCAAATCACGATTCTTACATCTGGCAATTAAATATCAGCAGCAAGCAGTACAAACCGTGGTTAAACATGAAGCACAACAGAAATGATGCAGCGTGGCAAACGGCATACAATCAATCTGGAAATTTAAATAAATTCGGATCTTGGGAATACGGAGCAATGATTGATGTTTCAGATATCATCGGTGTTCCAAACACTTTTGCGGTGAACATTCACTCTCATACATGGCAGAAAGATTCATTCAAAAATGCTGACGGCGCAGGAGTAAATACCAATAAAGAAGGCGGACAGATCATCCTGATCAGAAATGTTCAAAAATAA
- a CDS encoding ATP-dependent nuclease, translating to MKYDLLLQEKLNNKIVQRYHLFGDEKPITHLPNIKNINIFVGANNSGKSWMMRHLMQIENYNKVDYEDLIIWINDFNLNSYANLSTGQKPGTWHSDGNAPNININKFTDLTLEEVEKRNQDNIVNINNLLRYSHWERFDTRIEKTEIDSLKEAAENIKKILSNLVESKSPNKIYIPTLRTAHSLYDDSHNKIENDIFQFTLSYNYKESIQNIPELEIFTGLTLYQEILKARNSEKTIRDLFESFERFLSESFYEGKNVDIVAKFEKGTSNQEENIIIHIEGENETRKLYDLGDGIQAIIILMYKIFMAEDKTVIFIDEPELNLHPGMQRLFFEQITYNPDITKKNLTFYITTHSNHLLDLTLESNDVSIYSFSPLLDKDRNKKFIINNVNAGNNDLLRELGVNNSSVFLANCSIWVEGISDRNYIKAFLWAYCKANDHNYPKEDIDFAFFEYAGGNIIHYLFDEKFNNEEETRFLDEINTLALNNRIFLFADSDMSDQNQDSEKYNRLKNLESKFGSANLKGRIIWGFRESENLLSKDIWKKILLEFCNKKLIKNKEKEILDAIESEIDNLTLDKTEYIGILLKTKIPELNIIWKEDSASNPQTFRDKAELSRIILQKTMEEKITWDDFKQIQEVELLTEQIFTFIKEKGKNQNIHNEV from the coding sequence ATGAAATACGATTTATTACTTCAAGAAAAATTAAATAACAAAATTGTACAACGTTATCATTTGTTTGGCGATGAAAAACCTATAACACACCTTCCCAACATAAAAAATATTAACATTTTTGTAGGTGCAAATAATAGTGGTAAGAGTTGGATGATGCGACATTTGATGCAGATTGAAAACTATAACAAGGTTGACTATGAAGACTTAATTATATGGATAAATGATTTCAACCTTAATAGTTATGCCAATTTATCCACAGGGCAAAAACCAGGTACTTGGCACTCAGATGGTAATGCTCCAAATATTAATATTAATAAATTTACAGATTTAACACTGGAAGAGGTTGAAAAAAGAAATCAAGATAATATAGTAAATATAAACAATCTTTTACGTTACTCACATTGGGAGAGATTTGATACCAGAATTGAAAAAACTGAAATAGATTCATTAAAAGAAGCAGCTGAAAATATCAAGAAAATCTTATCCAATTTAGTAGAAAGTAAAAGTCCCAATAAAATCTATATTCCTACACTTCGTACGGCTCATTCTTTATATGACGATTCTCATAATAAAATTGAAAATGATATTTTCCAATTTACGTTATCATATAACTATAAAGAAAGTATTCAAAATATTCCCGAATTAGAAATTTTTACGGGATTAACTCTTTATCAAGAAATATTAAAAGCCAGAAATAGTGAAAAAACCATCCGGGATCTTTTTGAAAGTTTTGAAAGATTTCTAAGCGAAAGTTTTTATGAAGGAAAAAATGTAGATATTGTTGCTAAATTTGAAAAAGGTACAAGTAATCAAGAAGAAAATATTATCATTCATATTGAGGGAGAAAATGAAACAAGAAAACTTTACGATTTAGGTGATGGTATACAAGCTATTATTATTTTGATGTATAAAATTTTCATGGCAGAAGACAAAACAGTTATTTTTATAGATGAACCAGAACTTAATCTCCACCCAGGAATGCAACGATTATTTTTTGAACAGATTACTTATAATCCAGATATTACAAAAAAGAACCTTACGTTTTACATAACTACACATTCTAATCACTTGTTGGATTTAACTCTCGAAAGTAATGATGTTTCTATATATTCCTTTTCACCACTATTAGATAAAGACAGAAATAAAAAATTTATTATTAATAATGTAAATGCTGGAAACAATGATCTTTTAAGAGAACTTGGTGTAAATAATTCGTCTGTTTTTCTCGCCAATTGCAGTATTTGGGTAGAGGGAATTTCAGATAGAAACTACATTAAAGCCTTTCTTTGGGCTTATTGCAAAGCAAATGATCATAATTATCCAAAAGAAGATATTGATTTTGCTTTTTTTGAATATGCAGGTGGTAATATTATACATTATTTATTTGATGAAAAGTTTAATAATGAAGAAGAGACTCGTTTTTTAGATGAGATTAATACTTTGGCTCTAAATAATCGAATTTTTCTTTTCGCAGATTCCGACATGTCTGACCAAAATCAAGATTCTGAAAAGTATAACCGTTTAAAAAATTTAGAAAGTAAATTTGGAAGTGCTAATTTAAAAGGTAGAATAATTTGGGGATTCAGAGAATCTGAAAATCTTTTATCAAAAGATATATGGAAAAAAATATTATTAGAATTTTGTAATAAGAAACTAATAAAAAATAAAGAAAAAGAAATTTTAGACGCAATAGAATCAGAAATTGATAATTTAACATTGGATAAAACAGAATATATCGGTATTTTGTTAAAAACAAAAATTCCTGAACTAAATATAATATGGAAGGAAGATTCCGCTAGTAATCCCCAAACATTCAGAGATAAAGCAGAGTTGAGCAGAATCATTTTACAAAAAACTATGGAAGAAAAAATTACTTGGGATGATTTTAAGCAGATTCAAGAGGTGGAGTTACTGACTGAACAAATTTTCACTTTTATTAAGGAAAAAGGTAAAAATCAAAATATACACAATGAAGTCTAA
- a CDS encoding GIY-YIG nuclease family protein, whose product MQTSFVYILLCSDDTYYKGITENVYKRFDEHQDGKHFGSYTFSRRPLQLVYFCQFMDIEQAIVFEKKIKKWSQAKKLALIEGRYEDLPNLAKKKF is encoded by the coding sequence ATGCAAACCTCATTTGTCTACATCCTTCTGTGTTCTGACGATACTTATTACAAAGGTATAACCGAAAATGTTTACAAACGTTTTGACGAACATCAAGACGGAAAACACTTCGGTTCTTATACTTTCTCAAGACGACCTTTACAATTAGTCTATTTCTGCCAGTTTATGGACATCGAGCAAGCAATTGTTTTTGAGAAAAAGATTAAGAAATGGTCTCAGGCAAAGAAGTTGGCATTAATTGAAGGAAGATATGAAGACCTTCCTAATCTGGCAAAAAAGAAGTTTTGA